In the genome of Panthera uncia isolate 11264 chromosome B3 unlocalized genomic scaffold, Puncia_PCG_1.0 HiC_scaffold_1, whole genome shotgun sequence, one region contains:
- the GREM1 gene encoding gremlin-1 produces MSRTAYTVGALLLLLGTLVPTAEGKKKGSQGAIPPPDKAQHNDSEQTQSPQQPGSRNRGRGQGRGTAMPGEEVLESSQEALHVTERKYLKRDWCKTQPLKQTIHEEGCNSRTIINRFCYGQCNSFYIPRHIRKEEGSFQSCSFCKPKKFTTMMVTLNCPELQPPTKKKRVTRVKQCRCISIDLD; encoded by the coding sequence ATGAGCCGCACGGCCTACACTGTGGGAGCCCTGCTTCTCCTGTTGGGGACCCTGGTGCCCACCGctgaagggaaaaagaaggggTCCCAGGGTGCCATCCCCCCGCCAGACAAGGCCCAGCACAATGACTCAGAGCAGACTCAGTCTCCCCAGCAGCCCGGCTCCAGGAACCGGGGGCGCGGCCAAGGGCGAGGCACCGCCATGCCCGGCGAGGAGGTGCTGGAGTCCAGCCAGGAGGCCCTGCATGTGACTGAGCGCAAATACCTGAAGCGGGACTGGTGCAAAACCCAGCCACTGAAGCAGACCATCCACGAGGAGGGCTGCAACAGCCGCACCATCATCAACCGCTTCTGCTATGGCCAGTGCAACTCCTTCTACATCCCCAGGCACATCCGGAAGGAGGAGGGCTCCTTTCAGTCCTGCTCTTTCTGCAAGCCCAAGAAATTCACCACCATGATGGTCACCCTCAACTGCCCCGAACTGCAGCCGCCCACCAAGAAGAAGAGGGTCACTCGAGTCAAGCAGTGTCGATGCATATCCATCGATCTGGATTAA